GGAGCCTCCCTGCGGCATTTTACCCGGATCTCCGTTTGGTCTCGTTATCCTGTCTATAATACCGTCAATATTATTTTTAACATCAGTATAAGTGGTCAGAGGCTTAAAGCTTCCTGCCGAATGACAACCGATACAGTTATTATCAACAATGGTTTTCACGTCTGCGTTGTATCTAACGGGTACCGTAATGGGTGTATTATCTGAAATCTCTTCATAGGTTCTGCTGTCACAAGCTGTAAATAAAGCGGCTGACGACAATATGTATAGTATCTTCTTCATCTTAAAAAACTCTATAAAGATTAAACCCAAAGAAAATCTGTCCCTTTTCCCACTTTCCAGCAGCATTGGAGAGGTAGCCGATATCTGAATTAAGCTGGGAATTGGTAAATAAAAGCTGGAAAACATGTCCCCCGGTTTCTATATCGATTCCTAATGAAAGTGGATTTTTATAGAAACTGTGATTGTCGAAATTCACAAAATATTCTGCATTCAGAGAGATTCTTTTGGAAATTTTATATCTTCCTCCTAATCCGGTTAGAAACTGATTTTTGTCTTCTATAGCGGGATCGTAAAGATTTTTATGAACAAAAGAAGGCGTTAACTGTAATGAAAACTGATCATTGAACCTTCTTGAGATTAAAGCCTGTGTAAGGTAAGCAAGCCTGTCACTGAATTTGAGATGGGGATAATTATCTTTATCCAGATCAGTGTTTAAGGCCATTACATTGTAGCCTACAATA
The Chryseobacterium sp. W4I1 DNA segment above includes these coding regions:
- a CDS encoding DUF5777 family beta-barrel protein; the encoded protein is MTKTLLFLSVFASGLASAQEDLLKDIDTLKTTTETSQPAFKALQIVTGQSTKLSAKNEWYIVVAHRFGDVSTGFKNFFGLDDASTKLGVIYGITDKISVSLSRETNLKTFEGAVKYKLINQTENFPADIVGYNVMALNTDLDKDNYPHLKFSDRLAYLTQALISRRFNDQFSLQLTPSFVHKNLYDPAIEDKNQFLTGLGGRYKISKRISLNAEYFVNFDNHSFYKNPLSLGIDIETGGHVFQLLFTNSQLNSDIGYLSNAAGKWEKGQIFFGFNLYRVF